One part of the Deltaproteobacteria bacterium genome encodes these proteins:
- a CDS encoding thiolase family protein, whose translation MVARKAVSEKASKAVTPAVVPPVYIIGAGMLRFGKYQDRSIKDLAAEAVRTALKDAGLEKDRIEALWFANSGWGMNGGQDCIRGQVALRPSGVEDIPIVNVENACAGGATALNGAFLGIASGQYDVAMAVGAEKVFQPDRIKMFASFIGALDVENLESLIEQARSAGRETGLPPPPASVAAHPPRSLPDQLKGLAQKGRELPVLVRNLIVITDHYQIDLWKLVRQNVEARFRKGAGASSGGMDHSPFMDVYAMACRRHMKKYGSTQRQLAVIAAKNHSHSAVNPLAQIQKPMTVDQVMADKSIAWPLTRSMCAPIGDGAAAAIVCSGRFFRKLQDRQRAVRILASAIGSGRNRSEDEPDIGERLSRRAYAVAGIGPGDVNLAECHDATAFGELHQSEALGFCEEGKGGELAESGATRIGGRIPLNTSGGLESRGHPIAASGLAQIYEVVTQLRGEAGERQVEGARIGLTQNGGGALGVEEAAMGIHILERVAARR comes from the coding sequence ATGGTTGCAAGAAAAGCAGTATCAGAAAAAGCGTCAAAGGCGGTCACGCCTGCGGTCGTGCCGCCGGTGTACATCATCGGTGCCGGCATGCTCCGGTTCGGAAAATACCAGGACCGCAGTATCAAGGATCTGGCAGCCGAAGCGGTCAGGACTGCGCTTAAGGATGCGGGACTCGAAAAGGACCGGATCGAAGCGCTCTGGTTCGCCAACAGCGGCTGGGGAATGAACGGTGGACAGGACTGTATCCGTGGCCAGGTCGCCCTCCGCCCGTCGGGTGTGGAGGATATTCCCATCGTCAATGTGGAAAATGCATGCGCGGGCGGGGCGACTGCACTGAATGGGGCATTCCTCGGCATCGCGAGCGGGCAGTATGACGTCGCCATGGCCGTCGGCGCGGAGAAGGTGTTTCAGCCGGACAGGATCAAGATGTTCGCCAGTTTCATCGGCGCACTCGATGTCGAGAACCTGGAGAGCCTGATCGAGCAGGCCAGGAGTGCCGGCCGCGAAACCGGGCTTCCACCGCCGCCGGCATCGGTGGCGGCCCACCCGCCGAGATCGCTTCCCGATCAGCTGAAGGGACTTGCCCAGAAAGGTCGGGAGCTTCCGGTTCTTGTCCGTAACCTGATCGTCATCACGGATCACTACCAGATCGATCTCTGGAAGCTGGTCCGGCAGAACGTCGAGGCACGTTTCAGGAAGGGAGCCGGGGCTTCCAGTGGCGGCATGGACCACAGCCCGTTCATGGACGTTTATGCAATGGCCTGTCGCCGCCACATGAAAAAATATGGCTCGACACAGCGGCAACTGGCCGTCATCGCGGCAAAAAACCACAGCCACAGTGCGGTTAATCCCCTTGCCCAGATCCAGAAGCCAATGACGGTCGATCAGGTGATGGCTGACAAGTCCATCGCCTGGCCGCTGACGCGCTCCATGTGCGCTCCAATCGGGGATGGAGCGGCTGCCGCGATAGTCTGTTCCGGGCGGTTTTTCCGAAAGCTGCAGGACCGCCAGCGGGCGGTGCGAATCCTGGCATCGGCCATCGGTTCTGGCCGGAACCGGTCGGAAGACGAGCCGGATATCGGCGAGCGGCTCAGCCGCCGCGCATACGCCGTCGCAGGCATCGGCCCCGGTGACGTGAATCTGGCCGAATGCCATGACGCCACCGCATTTGGGGAGCTTCACCAGAGCGAAGCGCTGGGTTTCTGTGAAGAAGGCAAAGGCGGGGAGCTGGCCGAGTCCGGTGCGACCCGGATCGGCGGGCGTATCCCGCTTAACACCAGTGGCGGCCTCGAATCCCGTGGGCATCCCATCGCCGCGTCGGGCCTTGCCCAGATTTACGAGGTCGTCACGCAGCTCAGGGGAGAAGCCGGAGAGCGCCAGGTTGAAGGGGCACGGATCGGCCTGACGCAGAATGGCGGTGGTGCGCTTGGCGTCGAGGAGGCGGCCATGGGGATTCACATTCTTGAGCGTGTAGCCGCCAGGAGATGA
- a CDS encoding AMP-binding protein has protein sequence MSMQEAGLRESLELVQGRLRAAGMAGRALARTIAGEIREGTLAGTVRETIRSKRLAFAGESTYSELLEKRAAEDPDAVFLRFGNQQITRNSLNCHANGVANGLRDMGALAGENAAILCPNCPEYLYVFFGLQKLGMGAVPVNTALVGDGLTYVIDNSESKYLFVHEANLPQVMAIRDRLPRLKDIVIIPGNLRTAPELASAPRLMPRLDEFFASCCERPFEGYGANPDDVALILYTSGTTGLPKGVVYRYRDSNVKLMRLLANLLYSEKDILYTCLPLFHANALLLSTMQALNAGAQLALGTRFSASRFWREVAHYKATTFNTLGAMIPILLKQPPSEDDWRHRVNLVVSAACPADAWRPFERRFGVRLVEAYAAVDGGGFLTLNMGNAPVGSIGKPLGGARYRLLAEDGREAVPGEPGELVVSMSGKTSRKVEYFRNEDATRQKTRDGWLHTGDLLYRDRRGYLYFVGRNTDSMRRRGENVSAYEVESILSKHPDVLECAVFGVPSELGEHDIMAVVVPIEGRAPAPAEIRAFMTDKIARYALPRYIEIVPELPKTETHRVQKNVLKARGVTAATWDAEKAAA, from the coding sequence ATGAGTATGCAGGAAGCGGGACTTCGTGAATCTCTGGAACTGGTGCAAGGGCGCCTGAGGGCGGCTGGCATGGCTGGCCGTGCGCTGGCACGCACGATTGCCGGAGAGATTCGTGAAGGGACGCTCGCCGGGACCGTCCGGGAAACCATCCGGTCGAAACGGCTCGCTTTTGCCGGAGAGAGCACATACTCGGAGCTTCTGGAAAAAAGGGCGGCCGAAGATCCGGATGCCGTGTTTCTACGGTTCGGAAACCAGCAGATAACCCGGAACTCCCTGAACTGCCATGCGAACGGTGTCGCCAATGGTCTGCGGGACATGGGCGCGCTGGCGGGCGAAAACGCCGCCATTCTTTGCCCCAACTGTCCGGAATACCTGTATGTGTTTTTCGGACTCCAGAAACTCGGAATGGGCGCGGTCCCGGTCAATACCGCGCTTGTCGGAGACGGGCTGACATATGTGATCGACAATTCCGAGTCGAAATACCTCTTTGTGCATGAGGCGAACCTGCCACAGGTGATGGCCATTCGTGACCGGCTTCCCAGACTGAAGGATATTGTCATCATTCCGGGCAACCTCCGGACAGCGCCAGAACTGGCTTCCGCGCCGCGGCTGATGCCGCGCCTGGACGAGTTCTTTGCTTCCTGTTGCGAACGGCCGTTTGAGGGCTACGGAGCCAATCCCGACGACGTGGCACTGATTCTTTACACATCGGGGACGACGGGGCTCCCCAAGGGTGTCGTCTACCGGTACCGCGACTCGAACGTGAAGCTGATGCGGCTTCTGGCGAATCTGCTCTACAGCGAAAAGGACATCCTCTACACCTGTCTGCCGCTGTTCCATGCAAATGCGCTGCTTCTGTCGACCATGCAGGCCCTGAATGCCGGTGCCCAGCTCGCACTGGGAACCCGGTTCAGCGCAAGCCGTTTCTGGCGGGAAGTGGCCCATTACAAGGCGACAACTTTCAACACGCTGGGGGCGATGATTCCGATCCTGCTGAAGCAGCCGCCATCGGAAGATGACTGGAGGCACAGGGTAAATCTGGTCGTCAGTGCGGCTTGTCCCGCCGACGCATGGCGTCCGTTCGAACGCCGCTTCGGGGTCCGGCTGGTAGAAGCCTATGCAGCAGTCGATGGAGGCGGATTCCTGACGCTGAACATGGGAAATGCGCCTGTTGGCTCCATCGGGAAGCCGCTGGGCGGAGCCAGATACCGGCTTCTTGCAGAAGACGGACGAGAGGCGGTTCCGGGCGAGCCGGGCGAGCTGGTGGTCTCCATGAGCGGGAAAACTTCCCGGAAGGTCGAATACTTCCGCAACGAGGATGCCACGCGGCAGAAAACCCGCGACGGATGGCTGCATACCGGTGATCTGCTCTACCGCGACCGGCGCGGGTACCTCTACTTCGTTGGCCGCAATACCGATTCGATGCGCCGGCGGGGGGAGAACGTCTCCGCCTACGAGGTCGAAAGCATCCTGTCGAAACATCCGGACGTTCTGGAATGTGCCGTATTCGGTGTTCCGTCCGAGCTGGGCGAGCACGACATCATGGCGGTGGTGGTTCCGATCGAGGGGCGGGCACCTGCCCCGGCAGAGATACGGGCGTTCATGACGGACAAGATCGCCCGGTATGCGCTTCCCCGGTACATCGAGATCGTTCCCGAACTTCCCAAGACCGAAACCCACCGGGTCCAGAAGAATGTCCTGAAGGCCAGGGGCGTAACGGCAGCAACCTGGGATGCAGAGAAGGCGGCCGCATGA
- a CDS encoding acyl-CoA/acyl-ACP dehydrogenase has product MSSKTDRSGVPGHLGFDEMFPTLVYLRKYRPKAIAEIEEVFEKARRFRRLYIDPNALRIDRAVMNDPHYIARDLVRYTANDRFFTIMVPKMFGGVGYSFGAMMIGMEELAAGCLGIANLMGVHGLALSTVAATGDLGHMETICRELSESERSGDPALLSTAITEPSAGTDVEDIELLRKARLACEATPVKGGYRLNGRKVFISNGSIARTHIVIMVTDRKKPAESMWTFRVDSGTPGFSIGRVERKMGQKACPAAELVFEDCFVPEKNRIGARPVAGRGVDMVLGATRGAVGVFGTGVARGAYERALAYARTHKIHGRWLIDEQWVQFRLTDMHRNVMMGRAAYIEAMLSNELFGLSSLISAAPAAQEIMKKLPGVVFDNPVTKAFTHDPRVRAAVWKRISGIPEWQSSAACAYGEASKVLGTDVGMLNCGMAVDIMGADGLRHDRGMEKLYRDAKLLQIYEGTNQLNRIEIYKHAASRAA; this is encoded by the coding sequence ATGAGCAGCAAGACTGACCGCTCCGGCGTTCCGGGTCATCTGGGTTTCGACGAGATGTTCCCCACACTTGTCTACCTTCGCAAGTACAGGCCGAAGGCCATTGCCGAGATCGAAGAGGTTTTCGAGAAGGCCCGGCGGTTTCGCAGGTTGTATATCGACCCGAATGCTCTCCGTATTGACCGTGCGGTCATGAATGATCCGCACTACATCGCCAGGGATCTGGTCCGTTATACCGCGAATGACCGGTTCTTCACGATCATGGTGCCTAAAATGTTCGGCGGAGTGGGCTACTCCTTCGGCGCCATGATGATCGGGATGGAAGAACTGGCGGCGGGTTGTCTGGGTATTGCCAACCTGATGGGGGTGCATGGCCTTGCGCTCTCGACGGTGGCGGCGACGGGCGATCTGGGACACATGGAAACGATCTGCCGGGAACTGTCCGAAAGCGAAAGATCCGGGGATCCCGCGCTGCTTTCGACGGCGATTACCGAGCCCAGCGCCGGGACCGACGTCGAGGATATAGAGCTGCTGCGCAAGGCGCGGCTTGCCTGTGAGGCCACTCCGGTCAAGGGCGGCTACAGGCTGAACGGGCGCAAGGTCTTCATCAGCAACGGCAGCATCGCCCGGACGCATATCGTCATCATGGTGACCGACCGGAAGAAACCGGCCGAATCGATGTGGACGTTCAGGGTGGACAGCGGGACTCCGGGTTTTTCGATCGGCCGTGTTGAACGGAAGATGGGCCAGAAGGCCTGCCCGGCGGCAGAGCTTGTGTTCGAGGACTGCTTTGTTCCTGAGAAAAACCGGATCGGTGCCCGGCCGGTGGCGGGTCGTGGCGTTGACATGGTTCTGGGGGCGACCCGGGGCGCTGTCGGTGTGTTCGGAACCGGAGTCGCCCGCGGTGCCTATGAGCGGGCGCTGGCTTACGCCCGGACGCACAAAATCCACGGCCGGTGGCTGATCGACGAGCAGTGGGTACAGTTCCGGCTGACCGACATGCATCGCAACGTGATGATGGGCCGGGCGGCATACATCGAGGCAATGCTCTCGAACGAACTGTTCGGGCTTTCGTCGCTCATCTCTGCGGCGCCAGCGGCGCAGGAAATCATGAAGAAACTTCCCGGCGTGGTATTCGATAATCCGGTGACAAAGGCGTTTACCCATGACCCGCGAGTCCGGGCGGCTGTCTGGAAACGGATTTCCGGCATACCCGAGTGGCAGTCCTCGGCCGCGTGCGCGTATGGCGAGGCGTCCAAGGTGCTGGGCACGGACGTGGGAATGCTCAACTGCGGCATGGCGGTCGACATCATGGGTGCCGATGGCCTGCGGCACGACCGTGGAATGGAGAAGCTGTACCGGGACGCGAAGTTGCTCCAGATCTACGAGGGGACAAACCAGCTCAACAGGATCGAGATATACAAGCACGCGGCTAGCCGGGCGGCCTGA
- a CDS encoding acyl-CoA/acyl-ACP dehydrogenase gives MRTVRNEDSQMIQSSVARFAEQSVVPGIEDLNHFPDHPMPDGLVEGLDSLGLFDLLLHTEMGGGGASIDTLNVVLETLAEKVAAPAGILFAHSFAQHAVIQSGNIRAANRLVRKKGKAAPVILAYPVFSEIDSAVVTAGRQGSDLVLSGKLEFVVNAPIASLLLVPVREEDSGQVSLCLLDLAADGIRVGETLLTLGLRGCPAADIEFRGLVIPPSSVVTSGDGLDLLKKTARSFRGPAAAMAAGVVACSIHRARTYAEERYQGGRNIIDYQQVRAMLADMLSDYATCCEAADRLSNGGQFTETESALMFIRAKEGAARATIDGVQLLGGYGYMEDYGQERCMRDAKQIQFLLGRCDPLRQELVGDWLGREGAL, from the coding sequence ATGAGAACCGTCAGGAATGAAGACAGTCAGATGATCCAGTCGAGCGTGGCCCGGTTCGCGGAGCAGTCGGTCGTTCCGGGCATCGAGGATCTGAACCACTTTCCCGACCATCCGATGCCGGATGGCCTCGTTGAGGGACTGGACAGCCTCGGTCTGTTCGATCTGCTTCTCCATACGGAGATGGGAGGCGGTGGAGCCAGCATTGATACGCTGAATGTGGTGCTGGAGACGCTGGCCGAGAAGGTGGCCGCACCGGCGGGAATCCTGTTCGCACACAGCTTTGCACAGCATGCCGTTATCCAGTCCGGAAACATAAGGGCCGCAAACCGGCTGGTCCGCAAGAAGGGGAAGGCCGCTCCGGTGATCCTGGCGTATCCGGTGTTCTCCGAGATTGACAGCGCGGTGGTGACTGCCGGGCGGCAGGGGTCGGATCTTGTCCTGAGTGGCAAGCTGGAGTTTGTCGTCAATGCGCCGATCGCGTCTCTGCTGCTGGTGCCGGTCCGCGAGGAAGACAGCGGCCAGGTCTCGCTCTGTCTCCTTGATCTGGCCGCCGATGGCATCAGGGTAGGCGAGACACTCCTCACTTTGGGGCTGCGCGGTTGCCCGGCGGCCGATATCGAGTTTCGCGGACTTGTAATTCCGCCCTCTTCCGTTGTGACGTCCGGTGATGGCCTGGATCTCCTGAAAAAAACGGCCCGGAGTTTCCGGGGCCCCGCCGCCGCCATGGCTGCCGGGGTCGTCGCATGCTCGATCCACCGGGCCAGAACTTACGCCGAGGAACGGTACCAGGGTGGACGCAACATCATCGATTACCAGCAGGTCCGGGCAATGCTGGCCGACATGCTCAGCGACTATGCCACCTGCTGCGAAGCCGCCGACCGGCTCTCGAACGGCGGTCAGTTCACGGAAACGGAAAGCGCACTGATGTTCATCCGCGCCAAGGAGGGAGCGGCGCGGGCCACAATCGACGGCGTACAGCTTCTTGGCGGTTATGGATACATGGAAGATTACGGGCAGGAACGATGCATGCGGGATGCCAAGCAGATCCAGTTCCTGCTTGGACGCTGCGATCCGCTGCGGCAGGAGCTTGTCGGGGACTGGCTGGGGCGGGAAGGCGCGCTTTGA